The DNA window taattctatatttaattaaatacaagaaaatacatatagtttagcttagaataaaaaaattctttaaactatatttttcttaaattaatttcaaaataaatgaaattaattatgttgctaatcaattttattaggttaaactagtgtaattaacctagtacagttgttcaaatcaggcaaatgggccttcacaattggggtggttcatgtgagggggtgctgggttcagtatgtcgtacccacttctatggctcccaactctcacacaaggcccaaaagagaggaatttaaccttaataagaacaactgttattaattgaataggcccaaaaactaaacgggcctaaataaattctatcaataactatgataatttattttagcaacattaacctatatgcatctataataaaattaaacacataggctcacacaggcacactttggatgggtcctatcatgttgctaggtcatacacagatgaaagaagattgtaaatatacctgttacaaattattatcttgaccaagggagccatcagatcattagatctggcaaaaggtaaccatggctatttgcaatcaagtaataataggttttaaaaacttacatacaagccaagaccacatactcctgcaacaaggttagctggatagttggaagtaggatttatttaattttaaataaataatttcgaaaaataaataattaaaaaaatattttaatattcaaaaaataaaataaaatttaaaaaaaaaaataatttcggaaataaaatttaaatttcaaaatttaaaaaaaatatttaaaattaaacctactttttgaaaaattaggttccaaccaacctaaatatcatttcaaaatttgctaactacttttaaaaattaaatgttattttaaaaataaaaattaaataaaaattagaaaagataaatgaaatatcttttcagattttaaatttaatttaaataaataaaataacaaaatttaaaagttagcaaaatatcttacatctatttaaaattacatgattataaatatcttattttaaatttaaataaggtcaaaatatctaaaaagatttaatttttaaaaaaatatcttaaaagataagatataattaaaaatatcttaaaagataagatatcttaaaaatatcttaaaagattttataaatatcttataaaatctgaccttaaatttaaaaaaaaaataagatataatcaaatttaaaaataagatagatttttaagcaagaagatagatactaattctattcaaattcaaattacactaatatcttgaattaaatttaaaaaatattaaattaattcaaaatgataattagaattgaattaggaatagtaatagtataaatacaaaactatacaaaaaattggaagttaattccatgaaaaagcatgaaaaattgaagaaaaacaaaaaaattcgaaactgtacggacagatttgcgatcgcatgaaaatatcagcacagccccgatttttttaaatcttcaaaaaatcataactaattcaaataaaatccaaattaagctctgtaaaaggctaacttgcttaattttttccatactatccaataaaaataattccagagataaaatcgcaattatttttcacgaaaattttacaaacatcaatcaatcatcaaataacactcaatacaacatgataccatccaaagaacatacaaacaatcgttttaaagtccaaatttcttgcaagtaaatcaattaccatggctctgaggccagttattggaaattattttaccaggatcttagatctactcacaagtatgtttattaacatcctaaatatgaactttctaaaacgataaaataaacacatataaagtttaggaaaccttacattgggtgcagcggaatataatgactccttccgttcagatatctagcccttgattcctttctgtagcagagcattatcaatatctgaacctggatctctttctctgaatctttgatgttgaatctcctttgctgatgatctttcttcacgatcttcctcactatgattgaggtattgcttgatgtgtgtgggcactactctaatcactaaggatttcgaaattcaaaggaagaagagagagagtggtcagctaaagatagggagagagaaggctcagttttttctgattcagaaagtctgaagaaaagtgttatttttctgaagccttcactatctatttatagcattccactagggttaggtttgaattatatggcattaaaataatgaaaaaaacaatttaaaatagctacaaaggtggccggccaagcattagtggattgggccttgggttttgcaattttgcaattttaacaccttttgtatctgattttctcaaaaatgccaatttcctaattcaaccatttaaatgccaattctaactatttaataactataaataattattaaataatattgtcatttatcatatttattaattaaaccatacaaagtaccataattaacaaatatgcccctataaactctttctttacaatttcgcccttacttagtgaaaaattcacaaatagacatagtctaatttgagaattataattgattaatcaaaatcaattacatgagtcttacaagcaatattatctcaactagtggggggaccatgggtctatataaccgagcttccaataagtagatcaagaatttaggactaaaattcactgacttattaattcttcgttgaatccacgcatagaacttagaattgcactctcagtatatagaatgctctatatgttccaccatatagacacatcattagttatccattgttataattctaatgtgatcaatgatcctctatatgaatgatctacactgtaaagggattaaattaccgttacaccctacaatgtatttattccttaaaacacttgaccccgtataaatgatatttcagcttatgtgaaatgagtactccatttatgttcgtttggtcaagctcgaaggagatcatcctttgcttactattcgccagatagaagctatagattccatgtttatgatagcgctcccactcaattgcactaccgtgttcccaaaatgtacgtatcaccctgacctaaaagtaggcttaactaacaaatcaaagaacacgaatagcctttcaagattgaccctaatcataacaggattaagaacatttgatctaggatcaactaggcgatattgacttgaatagatattacggtaagtttaattaaatctaagtcaaagttcaatatcggtcccttccgatgcatactccatgcatccaacctgagctttactttaaccaatgctctggaaagaacatagcacttctccaaatgcaagtaaactctgttgtagattatcatatcagtaaaaccctatgtctgataaatctaggaaactttattcacatagtcatgtttactttccaatgtgttgacggcacaataaacaggatcaagtatgtgaaaagggtttcagatgaatttatacattatgtacatataatcatgaaataaatcgtgtgaaccatgcaacattaaatgttatttctgatctatattaataagtaaatctgattatattgaaatgagttttatttagggcataaaacccaacaacccaTTTATCCCAACCCATTATAAAAAGTCATTCTTCCTGCTTTACCCCACATGTGAACCACAAACAATCAAAACCAACACTATCCAAAATCCTAGAAATTTAGAAGCTCAGAAATCTTACCAGGTGGGGGATCGTGTTTACCTCGCTTTcgatattttattgttgttgccTCGCCTCCTTACACCGTCGAGTACTCAACAAAAGTTCAAATCGTCGCCTAAAGGGGTTGGTTCctctaggtttgggttttcAAGTTTCCAGAAGTGAATGGGGAAACGATGAGGTTTTTTGCCTTAGAGATTAAAATGTTTTAGACTTTTggttttctactttttttttttttttgattttatttttcaattttcttttaatacattttgtaattaaattttgttttaattttatttctattttcatttaatttgagtaatttttttAGTTAGATGTATATTGAAAGTTTTAAATTCACCgtgattttaattttaattttgattttctttttgtcttttaggttttatttagttttatttgagtaaattaaaattttatttgttttttattttaagtccACTGTAGCATTATTTTCTGAAGTAGATCGTGCCACGTATGTTAACACTTAAACGGAGTTTGGAGGATGGAATAGTAATAAACAAAATAGAATCTGAGTTCAATAAATTTcactttcaaaatttaaatttttatggttaatagttaaaaaaatataaaattcatgTAGTTTTGCTATCCCAAACTCAATCACAGATGTTGAATTGGGTCGTTGAGCAAATTAATATTTGACCGTATATTGTTAGTTTCTTCACGGGTAGTTAAGGATAGATTTCGAAATCGAAGCACacttttcctatttttgctgtAAGAGCATCTCCAACTGGACTCTAAAACATTAAATATAGTGTAGTTTTACACTATATTTACTCCAATAAGACACTAAAACTATACTCATAAATGACTTTGTCTACTGTGTCCCACCAAATTTTAGTGGAGCACTGTAGACcacactatttttttattaattttttaataactaaataatacttttaagtggaaaaattaaataattatatatatttagtattaaaatattcttattatattaacaaaataatagaattataaataatataaaatttattataatttttagtgttgtgattagaattaaaaaaaaaaaatagtattaaaataataatttttttagtactaatttaatattaaatttaaattttattattagagatgacctaaaagtaaaaaataaaaaaacaaaaaagtagTACAGTCGGAAAATAGGGCTCGGAAATATTtcggaaaaaagaaaagaaaagaaagaagctAGGGCTTGAAAATAATTTCAGCTTTATCGAGTTTCAAACCCAGTCACTCAAGTCTCCAGAGTAAGCAAAACAACTCAACTCAACTCAACACTTTTACTGCAAAAAAGGTAAAGCTTTATGGCTCTCTTGCTCTTTAGCTTTCTTTCTATTGTggttaattttgatatttttctctGTTATGCTTTTGAAAGACTTCAATTATCATTTTCTGCTGTTTGGAGGATATTAGCACTACCCATTTTTCTTTTCGGGATTATTTGTTTGTGAAACTTAGATAATCCTTCTTTGTCTGGTGTTTTTCTTGAAGCTACTGCAATGCCATATTCaacaattatatgatattttttttcgtGAAATTGATAGATTTTGTATACCATTCGGATTGTGTTGGGCTTTCTTTATTTTACACTAGCTTGCAGTTATAAATTTCTGTAAATTGAAATTTAAATGGGGTTTTTAACTTGTAGGAAAACTTGTTTTACCAAAATCATGTTTCTTTCTGTTTATCTCTTTTCCTTTAACAAGAAACTTGTGTGGACTGTTAGCCTGTTAGGTGAAATTGGTTGTAGCCAATAAACCATTGTTGTTTTGAGCAAATTCTTTTgagtttttctttcattttattgAACTTTTTTTATCGTCCAGTAGTGTATGTTAATTACTGCAATTGCAATGTGGTTCGTTGATTAGGTAGGAGATATGTCTTCTGATACGGGGAAGGAAAATGCATCTGTGGTTGACTCATCAGTCACTGAATGGAAACAAGACATGGGGAATTCAGATGACCCTGGTAATAAACGATGAAGGtgccttttattttatttgtacttTCCACTTTCTTGTTCTAAAGTTGGTAATGGGATGGACTATGGTGTGGATTCATTTGATAGAGtaacggttttttttttttcttttttgatcaaagtaatgattttttttttttgttactaaGAAATAGGGAATGGATCTCTCAATAGAGATTTTACAGcttctttttctattttctcctttatttatttatttgtttttattttcaagATTCTAGGATTAATATGCTAGAACACCTGTGGCCGATGATAGTGATATTCGTAGATGGTGGCTGGTGCATCACTTTGTAGCAACCATGCCAAATAACTTTTAAGAGTATTTTCACCAGAAAATACAATTATGTCAATTAACTTGGAATGAAGAATATGGCCATGTTGTGTTTGGATTCAATAAGATTTTATTTTAGGACTCATGTTCCTGCCTCCTGGTGTGACTAATTCTTTGAGGCCAACTTTAGCCGATTTCTTGGCTTAGAATTTGATGGTAGATGCATCTGCTGGAAAATAGTGTTATACACATATTTCCTTACAACATCTTTACTTTTGTTTACTCAATCTTGAAACTGATGATAGTTTTGTCTTACCTTTGTgcttgataattttattttaggatATTGGCCCCAAAACCACCTAAATTATACGATTTGTGAAACTTAACCACATAAACAGATTTTTTGACGGCAAAACTGCCTAAATTGTACATCTGTTTTGGTCTTTACTCTTTCGTCCAAAATGCTCCGTTAGTGGACATACCACAGTGTACCTTGATGTACTCGTGGAGAATATTTAGTGGttcacataatattaattatttaaatataataaaaattattttaaaattacaaaaaatctatttagaaaaaaaaaaaattaaaatacattttgtttttgttcTCTTTCTTCTGGAACCATCAGACCCCCCCACCACAtaacatcttcttcttcttcctccttccTTGTTGTTCGTCTTAGCTTTCTCTAGTACCTTTAGAGTGACGAAGATTGTAATGTTTCTGTCCAAGGCTTCAGCGCTAAGTCTAGAGATGTTCAAATAATCCGTAATCTGTGGTTTTAAACCCCGACCAATCCGGACGAAACCATTTGAGACCGAACCAAATGAATTCAGTGTGAATGATTTGATCAATCCGGACCATTTTAAATTCCCTGGTTCGGTCACAGTTTTAGAAATCTCGGTAGCGGTTCAAATCAAACTAATctgtataattattatatacacttaacatttttttttggaCAAAATGTTGATATTTGGGAACAACTTTAAATAGAATATTGATATTGAGTTTATATTATTacgataataattttttattgttatttatgtattataaacttattaaaagtaaaaaaaataccaaaaaaaaatgaacaattattgtaaaataataccaATCCATTTTTGAGTGATTTGGTTTAGTTTGGTTTGATCATTTCATTGGTCTTGTTtggttttgaattttaaaaaaccGTAATAGtggtttggtttgaaaaaattgaaaatccaAACCGAACCAAATTAATCCGTGAAAACCCCAAGCTAAGTCCCCAAACATCAAAAGAAAGCTTCGAAGGAATGATCGATTAGTACGAACTGATGCCAAAAGTCATTACGGAAATAGATTTGTTGGAGTGTTTGATGACGATGAGAGATTGAGCTGCGACCATGCCAGTTCCAGTCGGATTCATGGCCCAGGCAACCCAACCGTTATGTTTTGAAGATATAGTTCcagatctgaaaaaaaaaaaccctcagATCTCtcaaagagagagaggagagtgagcccgagagagagagagaccggAGAGGAACAAGAAAAGGGACGTCACCGTCGCCAGAGTGAGTCTCCTGATATCTCTCTCTGGTTCCTTCGTGGGTGTTGGAACCAGACTCGAAGCCCACCCTCCACGCGAAAATCCCCAATCCCGcgaaccctctctctctttttccctCTATTTCCTGGGTCGATTTTCCTTTGGTCAAAGGTTTAGAAATTTTGGCTCAGTTGGGTACTCTtcatttttgtctaatttcatggATTTTGATGTGTTTGAGGATTGTTCTTCTGTAAATGGGAATGGACCCAAATTTGGTGCTTCATTGGGTTTGAGTAGTAGAAATAGTTTTAGTAAAGTTGTTATTCAGTTTAACAGAGCTATTAGGTTCCATTGTGAAAGAATTCCAATTGGGTTTGCTTCTGTTAGAAATGTTGGCgaggataataataataataataataataataataataataataataataataataataataataataataataatagtaatttgcagtataaatatctaagtttaactcccgattgcaaataaatacttaagtttaatttttggctgtAATAATACATGagttatatttttggaactttGTAGGTACCTGGCCGTTAAATGTCAAATTATTATTCacatgtcattttcttatttgtatatttaaactaattctttttagaaaataaaaattttatgacGTGGATCAATCAGGGATTGCCACGTGACAATGTACTTAACACTTAACAGTCAGGTACCTACAGAAGTTTCAGATTTATAACTtgattaccgccaaaaatttaatttatgtatttatttacaattgggagttaaatttaagtatttttgccacaaattactctaataataataataataatgagatAATTGAAGAGGGTTGTAGTGTTTTGGAAGATGAttgtttgggtttgaatgttgtTGAGCCTTTAAAACtaaagaaagttcttattttgaTGAGTGATATTGGTGGTGGTCATAGAGCTTCAGCAGAAGCTATAAAGGCAGCTTTTTATGAAGAATATGGTGATGAATATAGTcaggaggaggaagaagaagaaggaaacaGGGGGGAAGGTCTGATCTGATGGTTCATCTAGAAGaaggaaaagaaagagagaaaaaaaaaaagaaagaaaaaaaaaggaatttttttttctcatttttaattatttttaaaaagaattaaattattttatttttatttaaatattgaaaattaGGTGGACCAATCAAAACATAAATTGTGTACATTTTGGTACACATGGACAGTCAAGGGTAACTAGCATAACAGAAGTGAGGTTTATGTAATTTAGCCGTCAAAAAATAAGTTTGTGGGGGTTAAGTGTTACAATCGATATAGTTAAGTGGTTTTGCCGCCAATattccttttatttttgtggTGTACTTTTATGTATGAGATGTGAactatatgttttatttttgtagAGAGTTCGAGTTATAAAGGTAATGAGAATGGTGATCATTCTAGGGAAAAAGATTTGGGTGATGCTCACAATTGCATTGATCATTCAACTGTAAACAAAAGGAGTAAATTATGTGATACTAGATATTTTATCATAAAGAGTTTGAATCATCAGAATATCCAATTATCAATTGAGAAAGGAATTTGGGCGACTCAAGTGATGAATGAACCGATATTGGAAGAAGCCTTTCATGTAAGATTCCTCATGTTATAATATCTTGCTTAAATTTTTACAGTTAAGACAAGTGACCTCTCTTTTTTCAGAATAAAAAAGAGATAATCTTGCTTAACTTTTGCAACCTATATTTATGAAGAAGTATGTGCATACCTTGCAGAATTCTGGTAGAGTAATATTAATATTCAGTGTCAACATGAGTGGTTTTTTCCAAGGGTATGCTCAAATGATGTCATCTGTTGGATGGAGGCGAGATAATGTTTGGAGCCAGGGAAATGGAAAATGTAACCCTTGGGGGCGCAGTTTTAAGGTAAAATGGCTGCAATTAAATGATCTTCCGTTTCAAAAAACGCTTCATCTCAAGAATCCCTTGAATGACTATAAACCTGTCAAAATTAGCAGAGACTGCCAGGTATGATTTCTATCAAATGCTTTTTGCATCTTCTTGTTTTGTAATATTTTGGAATACTGTTAACAATAGCCCTCCCTCTCCTGTATTCTTTCCCAGGAGTTATCTACTGAAATTGGAGAAGCACTGTGTGAGCTTCTTGATGTGAAGAGTAGTGTTGATGGTCTACCAATTAGGTAACATGTTTGCACAGCTGAAAGTGGATatactttttgttttttttaatacctCTCAATTATGTTTTATGTCTTGAATTTCGATCTATTTCCAGGAATGATTTTGCTTCAAAAAGACCCTGTATAGAACCTCCATCTTCATATGGAGAAGAAGACTACAATGTGCCTCTGATGCATTCTTCCTGGTCTCAGTCACCAATGCTGTATTCTTCATTACTGTACCAACATCAGAATGAAGCTATTAAATATCAGTTAGCCCATTGTGGAACTACTGGTACTAATTTTCCTGAAAATGTTGCTGTAAATTCTGCAGCTTCAAAAGTAACAAGGATGAAACACTCTGGCAACAATAAATATCTTCCTAATGTGCAAGTGGACAGGGATGTGTCTTCTCGATTTGATATGTGGGCTTTGACCGCAGAAAGTCCTATAGCTAGTGGTTTGACAGAGGACGACTTTCTTGAAATGGTATTAACTCTGAATCATagcttctttcatttgtgtctTCCATTGTTTCTTTGATTACTATTAGAACCCTTTCACTGTGACATTTTGAAGAATGTTTCATCCAATTATGAACTTAAAGATCTAAACATGGCATTATCATTTGGTGTCATTAGACAATCTTCTTGTGTTTCTTGTTTGGTACTTGTGGACTGCATTCCGATTTGGTAGGAGGAACTTTTCCTTATATTTTTGGCATTCTATAGAACTTGATCTGGGAAACCTGTGCCTGCTGGTCAATATTCAGTTCTTCTGGCTTTATTGAAATTCCTCTACAGCTTTTGTTTCTCAGACAAATTTAAAGTAGTTCAGGTTTTATTTTCAATGATAATTAACTCTTTTCTCATCCTTTTTTGCAGTCTTATGAGGAGTACCTGGAGGCTCATAGCGGAAGCAGCAAACAAGTATGCAGTCCTGTCAGTACCATCTTTGAAACCGTTTAACTAATTTTCATGTTGTTGCCTTGATTTTATACATTGCTCGGACTTGATATTATGATTCATCTGGTAGTACATAAATCTAGTGTAGGATACCAGTAGCTAAATCACTTGTGCCGTTACTGTTTCAAAATAGGCTTAAAATTTCTCTCTTAACGACATCAATAATTTCTCTGATACCAAGTATATTCCCATCTCTGAATTAGTCACATCTTAAGTTATGCACTGAATTAGGCCTTGCCAATTTAGCAAATGTACATTCGAGCTGAGTTTTTGCTGAATCTCGCAGGCCTCTGGACCGTCACGAGTGACATTAGATTCATCAAGAAGTAAAAAACAAGACGAGGAGGATTTGTAAGTTGTtcaaacttttttcttttttctattgAAGAGAAGCAAGTTTTGGTTGTCTCCATTTGTTTATCGTTAGTACTTGAAACAGAATCTCGAGCACGGGATCGGAGCGGGGCAGCTCTAGGAAGAGGAATCATCAATGAGTGAAAACTCTGTAATGTAgtttgattatttttattttgtggaTGATAGTGTTATTTATTCTACTACTCCCTACA is part of the Cannabis sativa cultivar Pink pepper isolate KNU-18-1 chromosome 5, ASM2916894v1, whole genome shotgun sequence genome and encodes:
- the LOC115716721 gene encoding uncharacterized protein LOC115716721 isoform X4 — translated: MHLWLTHQSLNGNKTWGIQMTLVINDEESSSYKGNENGDHSREKDLGDAHNCIDHSTVNKRSKLCDTRYFIIKSLNHQNIQLSIEKGIWATQVMNEPILEEAFHNSGRVILIFSVNMSGFFQGYAQMMSSVGWRRDNVWSQGNGKCNPWGRSFKVKWLQLNDLPFQKTLHLKNPLNDYKPVKISRDCQELSTEIGEALCELLDVKSSVDGLPIRNDFASKRPCIEPPSSYGEEDYNVPLMHSSWSQSPMLYSSLLYQHQNEAIKYQLAHCGTTGTNFPENVAVNSAASKVTRMKHSGNNKYLPNVQVDRDVSSRFDMWALTAESPIASGLTEDDFLEMSYEEYLEAHSGSSKQASGPSRVTLDSSRSKKQDEEDLISSTGSERGSSRKRNHQ
- the LOC115716721 gene encoding uncharacterized protein LOC115716721 isoform X2 is translated as MHLWLTHQSLNGNKTWGIQMTLVINDEESSSYKGNENGDHSREKDLGDAHNCIDHSTVNKRSKLCDTRYFIIKSLNHQNIQLSIEKGIWATQVMNEPILEEAFHNSGRVILIFSVNMSGFFQGYAQMMSSVGWRRDNVWSQGNGKCNPWGRSFKVKWLQLNDLPFQKTLHLKNPLNDYKPVKISRDCQELSTEIGEALCELLDVKSSVDGLPIRNDFASKRPCIEPPSSYGEEDYNVPLMHSSWSQSPMLYSSLLYQHQNEAIKYQLAHCGTTGTNFPENVAVNSAASKVTRMKHSGNNKYLPNVQVDRDVSSRFDMWALTAESPIASGLTEDDFLEMSYEEYLEAHSGSSKQVCSPASGPSRVTLDSSRSKKQDEEDLISSTGSERGSSRKRNHQ
- the LOC115716721 gene encoding zinc finger CCCH domain-containing protein 45 isoform X3; translated protein: MSSDTGKENASVVDSSVTEWKQDMGNSDDPESSSYKGNENGDHSREKDLGDAHNCIDHSTVNKRSKLCDTRYFIIKSLNHQNIQLSIEKGIWATQVMNEPILEEAFHNSGRVILIFSVNMSGFFQGYAQMMSSVGWRRDNVWSQGNGKCNPWGRSFKVKWLQLNDLPFQKTLHLKNPLNDYKPVKISRDCQELSTEIGEALCELLDVKSSVDGLPIRNDFASKRPCIEPPSSYGEEDYNVPLMHSSWSQSPMLYSSLLYQHQNEAIKYQLAHCGTTGTNFPENVAVNSAASKVTRMKHSGNNKYLPNVQVDRDVSSRFDMWALTAESPIASGLTEDDFLEMSYEEYLEAHSGSSKQASGPSRVTLDSSRSKKQDEEDLISSTGSERGSSRKRNHQ
- the LOC115716721 gene encoding zinc finger CCCH domain-containing protein 45 isoform X1, which codes for MSSDTGKENASVVDSSVTEWKQDMGNSDDPESSSYKGNENGDHSREKDLGDAHNCIDHSTVNKRSKLCDTRYFIIKSLNHQNIQLSIEKGIWATQVMNEPILEEAFHNSGRVILIFSVNMSGFFQGYAQMMSSVGWRRDNVWSQGNGKCNPWGRSFKVKWLQLNDLPFQKTLHLKNPLNDYKPVKISRDCQELSTEIGEALCELLDVKSSVDGLPIRNDFASKRPCIEPPSSYGEEDYNVPLMHSSWSQSPMLYSSLLYQHQNEAIKYQLAHCGTTGTNFPENVAVNSAASKVTRMKHSGNNKYLPNVQVDRDVSSRFDMWALTAESPIASGLTEDDFLEMSYEEYLEAHSGSSKQVCSPASGPSRVTLDSSRSKKQDEEDLISSTGSERGSSRKRNHQ